A genomic region of Arachis hypogaea cultivar Tifrunner chromosome 5, arahy.Tifrunner.gnm2.J5K5, whole genome shotgun sequence contains the following coding sequences:
- the LOC112803391 gene encoding uncharacterized mitochondrial protein AtMg00810-like: MWALHDVSLFTRFTLISSTYILVYVDDILVTGTSEAKIASLVSQLNNTFSLKNLGEMHYCLGIEVRRSPSNTIILYQTKYIKDLLQKAYMSAAKPMPTPMISNLKLSTTGDTIFNNLTLYRSIVGGLQYTTVTRPEITYAVNKVAQFL, encoded by the coding sequence atgtgggccttacatgATGTGTCTTTGTTCACTAGGTTCACCCTAATCTCCTCTACTTATATTCttgtctatgtggatgacatccTTGTCACAGGAACCTCTGAGGCCAAAATCGCATCCCTTGTGTCACAGCTCAACAACACCTTTTCTCTCAAAAACCTTGGTGAAATGCATTATTGTTTGGGCATTGAAGTCAGGAGAAGCCCTTCTAACACCATCATCCTATACCAAACAAAATACATTAAAGACCTGTTACAAAAAGCTTATATGAGTGCTGCCAAGCCTATGCCTACACCCATGATCTCAAATTTGAAACTTTCTACCACTGGAGATACCATCTTCAATAATCTGACGCTGTATAGATCTATAGTTGGTGGTCTCCAGTATACCACTGTCACAAGACCAGAAATTACCTATGCTGTCAACAAAGTAGCTCAATTCCTCTAA